A single region of the Streptomyces virginiae genome encodes:
- a CDS encoding DUF1266 domain-containing protein yields MSLTTGHEGGALPGPTASAQVWQAPSAVERGLYEAKARGDWPAYYDLVARADLYMMQSRAYVDANGSNTRFHPYWNPQTQTMCLAVYTGGMLPPPVADPVYNCYDLGWFAEVWNQNDPPYLVVNPGSPCEGVLPAGPEGRALWQRHSAPVERPGPARDVVHTLEVGGPRTGPVAFGLAAGAHINVRNGRYWNSMAYHGCGYRGEKRTLERWWGVITREDWQETQEQLLRAEMVSGVWESVLQLRRAMALDFAGPVDVDHWRQAAENVVRRRAEAVAEPRLTADGVTPGRTVTAAELEGQVTGRQRLIGRIARYEARFRADGLLPEGGFIRSVEAWDYGRASAMARWGLAARLCSLQEAESAVVRAGRLVQLNYRSWEDFSAAYILGRCLHFDEEEFGEWYETVLATHRALTTDPAGPWRTLPWT; encoded by the coding sequence ATGAGCTTGACAACAGGTCACGAGGGAGGAGCCCTGCCCGGTCCGACGGCATCGGCGCAGGTCTGGCAGGCGCCGAGCGCGGTCGAGCGGGGGCTGTACGAGGCGAAGGCGCGCGGCGACTGGCCCGCGTACTACGACCTCGTCGCACGGGCCGACCTGTACATGATGCAGTCGCGGGCGTACGTCGACGCGAACGGGAGCAACACCCGCTTCCACCCCTACTGGAACCCGCAGACCCAGACCATGTGCCTGGCCGTCTACACCGGCGGCATGCTGCCGCCGCCCGTCGCCGACCCGGTCTACAACTGCTACGACCTGGGCTGGTTCGCGGAGGTCTGGAACCAGAACGACCCGCCCTACCTCGTCGTCAACCCCGGCAGCCCCTGCGAGGGCGTCCTGCCGGCCGGGCCGGAGGGCCGCGCCCTGTGGCAGCGTCACTCCGCCCCGGTCGAACGGCCGGGGCCGGCCCGGGACGTGGTCCACACCCTGGAGGTGGGCGGCCCTCGCACCGGCCCCGTCGCGTTCGGTCTGGCGGCCGGCGCGCACATCAACGTGCGCAACGGGCGCTACTGGAACTCGATGGCCTACCACGGCTGCGGCTACCGTGGCGAGAAGCGCACGCTGGAACGCTGGTGGGGCGTCATCACCCGTGAGGACTGGCAGGAGACGCAGGAACAGCTGCTGCGCGCGGAAATGGTCAGCGGGGTCTGGGAGTCCGTCCTGCAACTGCGCCGCGCCATGGCCCTGGACTTCGCGGGCCCCGTCGACGTCGACCACTGGCGCCAGGCCGCGGAGAACGTGGTGCGCCGGCGTGCCGAGGCCGTCGCCGAACCCCGCCTGACCGCGGACGGCGTCACCCCGGGCCGCACCGTCACCGCCGCGGAGCTGGAGGGCCAGGTGACCGGCCGTCAGCGGCTGATCGGCCGCATCGCCCGCTACGAGGCGCGGTTCCGCGCCGACGGGCTGCTGCCCGAGGGGGGTTTCATCCGGAGCGTCGAGGCCTGGGACTACGGCCGGGCCTCCGCCATGGCCCGCTGGGGACTCGCCGCGCGCCTGTGCTCCCTGCAGGAGGCGGAGTCGGCCGTGGTCCGGGCCGGCCGTCTCGTCCAGCTCAACTACCGCTCGTGGGAGGACTTCTCGGCCGCCTACATCCTGGGCCGCTGCCTCCACTTCGACGAGGAGGAGTTCGGCGAGTGGTACGAGACGGTCCTGGCGACCCACCGTGCCCTGACCACGGACCCGGCCGGCCCGTGGCGCACGCTTCCCTGGACCTGA
- a CDS encoding phosphohydrolase, with the protein MTEALLSRAMNDALDPPLLPLPDRVAALLSELGSPPRLAAHLRAVHDVAHQLVDWVEQHSPAVVFDREAVLFGAATHDVGKTVHLDELSGPGSAHEEAGQALLIGHGISPELARFAATHASWMDARVGLDDLLVSLADKIWKNKRVPDLEDLVVARLARATGRAAWEEFLALDGILARIGDAADERLAFQASFPIHV; encoded by the coding sequence ATGACCGAAGCCCTCTTGTCGAGAGCCATGAACGACGCTCTCGATCCGCCTCTGCTCCCTCTGCCGGATCGCGTCGCAGCACTTCTGTCGGAGCTGGGAAGCCCGCCGCGACTGGCAGCTCACCTGCGCGCCGTCCATGACGTCGCGCACCAGTTGGTCGACTGGGTGGAACAGCACTCCCCCGCCGTGGTCTTCGACCGCGAGGCTGTGCTCTTCGGGGCCGCCACGCACGACGTGGGAAAGACGGTGCACCTCGATGAGCTGTCCGGGCCCGGGTCGGCGCACGAGGAGGCCGGGCAGGCTCTTCTGATCGGTCACGGCATCAGCCCGGAACTGGCGCGCTTCGCCGCGACCCACGCCTCATGGATGGACGCGCGGGTCGGCCTGGACGACCTGCTGGTCAGCCTCGCCGACAAGATCTGGAAGAACAAGCGCGTCCCGGACCTGGAAGACCTCGTCGTGGCACGACTGGCCCGAGCGACCGGCCGGGCGGCATGGGAGGAGTTCCTCGCGCTCGACGGGATTCTCGCTCGCATCGGCGACGCGGCCGACGAACGTCTGGCGTTCCAGGCGTCCTTCCCGATCCACGTCTGA
- a CDS encoding TetR/AcrR family transcriptional regulator, which produces MAKERYHHGDLRGALLDAAETLVRERGADGWSLREASARVGVSPSAAYHHFGSRDVLASALSEVVLARLGHHLRDAMGATPEQGPERLAACGRAYVTWAVEDPAVARLVFRGGATTAQSTISPHPHDVLMTELDRLTESGHLPPGARPGAEFVVWAAIHGLAVLLIDGLVHIDDREDVERQAERLVFATFNGLARETAPEPDRPTPTTTHTRRLTRSPDPGLAPHTPSP; this is translated from the coding sequence ATGGCGAAGGAGCGATATCACCACGGGGACCTGCGCGGCGCGTTGCTCGACGCGGCAGAGACCCTCGTACGGGAGCGGGGGGCCGACGGCTGGTCGCTGCGTGAGGCATCGGCGCGGGTCGGAGTCAGCCCCAGTGCCGCCTACCACCACTTCGGTTCGCGTGACGTACTCGCATCCGCCCTGTCCGAGGTCGTGCTGGCCCGGCTGGGCCATCACCTGCGCGACGCCATGGGGGCGACGCCGGAGCAGGGTCCCGAACGCCTCGCCGCATGCGGGCGCGCCTACGTCACCTGGGCCGTCGAGGACCCGGCCGTCGCGCGGCTCGTCTTCCGCGGCGGCGCCACAACGGCGCAGTCCACCATCTCACCCCACCCGCACGACGTGCTCATGACCGAACTCGACCGCTTGACCGAGTCGGGTCACCTGCCCCCGGGGGCCCGCCCGGGCGCCGAATTCGTGGTCTGGGCCGCCATCCACGGCCTGGCCGTCCTGCTCATCGACGGCCTCGTACACATCGACGACCGGGAAGACGTCGAACGCCAGGCCGAACGTCTGGTCTTCGCCACCTTCAACGGCCTGGCTCGGGAAACCGCTCCTGAGCCGGACCGGCCCACGCCCACCACCACGCACACGCGACGCCTCACCCGGAGCCCGGACCCTGGCCTCGCACCGCACACGCCCTCGCCCTGA
- a CDS encoding MBL fold metallo-hydrolase: MCVTDPAPLASDGAPDVLHSPSPVVTGPPVEVSEGVFVIPDHRVELVPNVGIVLGEKAALVIDTGIGPRNGALVLEQARRLAGGRRLYLTLTHFHPEHGFGAQAFKGAATIVYNRGQRAELRRKGAAYLDMFKGLGAAVAAELEGVEPVDPDLVYEGEAEIDLGGRTVLLREVGPAHTRSDQIVLVDGRVLFAGDLLETRIFPIAPYFPPHDTDVDGEGWIGVLDQLAALAPQTVVPGHGEVTDASLIHDVRDYLAYVRDEVLRLREIGATADRTAATIDENARARWPSWERPEWIGLAARAFYDTGAGA, from the coding sequence ATGTGCGTCACCGACCCCGCGCCTCTCGCTTCCGACGGCGCGCCGGATGTCCTGCACAGCCCCTCGCCCGTCGTGACGGGACCTCCCGTCGAAGTGTCCGAGGGTGTTTTCGTCATCCCGGACCACCGCGTCGAGTTGGTCCCCAACGTCGGCATCGTCCTCGGGGAGAAGGCCGCGCTGGTCATCGACACCGGCATCGGCCCCCGCAACGGTGCACTGGTGCTGGAGCAGGCCCGGCGCCTGGCCGGCGGCCGCCGCCTGTACCTGACCCTCACCCACTTCCATCCTGAGCACGGCTTCGGCGCGCAGGCGTTCAAGGGCGCCGCCACGATCGTCTACAACCGCGGTCAGCGCGCCGAACTGCGGCGCAAGGGAGCCGCCTACCTCGACATGTTCAAGGGTCTGGGCGCCGCGGTCGCCGCCGAACTCGAAGGGGTCGAACCGGTCGACCCCGATCTCGTCTACGAGGGCGAGGCCGAGATCGACCTCGGCGGCCGTACCGTGCTGCTGCGCGAGGTCGGTCCCGCGCACACCCGATCCGACCAGATCGTCCTCGTGGACGGCCGGGTGCTGTTCGCCGGCGATCTGCTGGAGACCCGCATCTTCCCGATCGCCCCGTACTTCCCTCCCCACGACACCGACGTGGACGGCGAGGGCTGGATCGGCGTGCTCGACCAGCTCGCCGCACTCGCCCCGCAGACGGTCGTTCCCGGCCACGGCGAGGTCACCGACGCCTCACTCATCCACGACGTCCGCGACTACCTCGCCTACGTCCGCGACGAGGTCCTGCGGCTGCGCGAGATCGGCGCCACCGCCGACAGGACGGCCGCCACCATCGACGAGAACGCCCGTGCCCGCTGGCCTTCCTGGGAACGCCCCGAATGGATCGGCCTCGCCGCCCGCGCCTTCTACGACACCGGCGCCGGTGCCTGA